In Xiphophorus hellerii strain 12219 chromosome 4, Xiphophorus_hellerii-4.1, whole genome shotgun sequence, a single genomic region encodes these proteins:
- the LOC116718746 gene encoding phenazine biosynthesis-like domain-containing protein 1 isoform X1 yields the protein MEIPVFTLDAFTNLPFRGNPAAVCPLLHELSDDLYQKIAAEMNLSETAFITLINPADTFTSGTRFRLRWFTPTMEVNLCGHATLASAAVLFQYKNNVNPTLVFETRSGDLGVSKRKEGYIMDFPLNPPTKEDHSDFKDTIKAAVGNHPVQEVFMSRDTKKLMIRLSDSCERSALTSLKVDPVALQSSDSSGRVGGVIVTMKGSPDCKPGFDFYSRFFAPWAGIPEDPVTGSAHTVLGSYWSDVLGKKKMLAYQCSSRGGELELEVRDDGRISIAGDVTAVLQGFIRL from the exons ATGGAGATCCCCGTGTTTACGCTGGACGCCTTCACAAACTTACCGTTCAGAGGAAACCCCGCGGCTGTCTGTCCGCTTCTGCAT GAGCTGAGTGATGATTTGTATCAGAAGATAGCAGCAGAGATGAACCTGTCAGAAACAGCTTTCATCACCTTGATCAACCCTGCCGATACTTTCACTTCCG GAACAAGATTTCGCCTCAGATGGTTCACACCAACCATGGAAGTAAATCTGTGCGGTCACGCCACCCTGGCCTCTGCAGCTGTGCTGTTCCAGTATAAAA ATAACGTTAATCCAACGCTGGTGTTTGAGACCAGGAGTGGAGATTTGGGCGTGAGCAAGAGAAAAGAAGGATACATCATGGACTTTCCTCTAAATCCACCAACCAAGGAG gATCACAGTGACTTTAAAGATACCATAAAG GCGGCAGTAGGAAACCACCCGGTTCAGGAGGTTTTTATGAGCCGCGACACAAAGAAGCTGATGATCCGATTGTCGGACAGCTGTGAAAG GTCAGCGCTAACCAGTCTGAAAGTTGACCCTGTTGCTCTTCAGAGCAGCGACTCCAGTGGCAGAGTGGGAGGAGTTATCGTTACAATGAAAG GGTCTCCAGACTGTAAGCCAGGATTCGACTTCTACTCCCGGTTCTTCGCTCCGTGGGCCGGAATCCCAGAAGATCCCGTCACCG GCTCTGCCCACACCGTACTGGGAAGCTACTGGTCAGACGTTcttgggaaaaagaaaatgcttg cgtACCAGTGCTCGAGTCGTGGAGGAGAACTGGAACTGGAAGTGAGAGACGACGGGAGGATCAGCATAGCTGGAGACGTCACCGCTGTGCTGCAGGGATTCATCAGGCTGTAG
- the LOC116718746 gene encoding phenazine biosynthesis-like domain-containing protein isoform X2, whose protein sequence is MNLSETAFITLINPADTFTSGTRFRLRWFTPTMEVNLCGHATLASAAVLFQYKNNVNPTLVFETRSGDLGVSKRKEGYIMDFPLNPPTKEDHSDFKDTIKAAVGNHPVQEVFMSRDTKKLMIRLSDSCERSALTSLKVDPVALQSSDSSGRVGGVIVTMKGSPDCKPGFDFYSRFFAPWAGIPEDPVTGSAHTVLGSYWSDVLGKKKMLAYQCSSRGGELELEVRDDGRISIAGDVTAVLQGFIRL, encoded by the exons ATGAACCTGTCAGAAACAGCTTTCATCACCTTGATCAACCCTGCCGATACTTTCACTTCCG GAACAAGATTTCGCCTCAGATGGTTCACACCAACCATGGAAGTAAATCTGTGCGGTCACGCCACCCTGGCCTCTGCAGCTGTGCTGTTCCAGTATAAAA ATAACGTTAATCCAACGCTGGTGTTTGAGACCAGGAGTGGAGATTTGGGCGTGAGCAAGAGAAAAGAAGGATACATCATGGACTTTCCTCTAAATCCACCAACCAAGGAG gATCACAGTGACTTTAAAGATACCATAAAG GCGGCAGTAGGAAACCACCCGGTTCAGGAGGTTTTTATGAGCCGCGACACAAAGAAGCTGATGATCCGATTGTCGGACAGCTGTGAAAG GTCAGCGCTAACCAGTCTGAAAGTTGACCCTGTTGCTCTTCAGAGCAGCGACTCCAGTGGCAGAGTGGGAGGAGTTATCGTTACAATGAAAG GGTCTCCAGACTGTAAGCCAGGATTCGACTTCTACTCCCGGTTCTTCGCTCCGTGGGCCGGAATCCCAGAAGATCCCGTCACCG GCTCTGCCCACACCGTACTGGGAAGCTACTGGTCAGACGTTcttgggaaaaagaaaatgcttg cgtACCAGTGCTCGAGTCGTGGAGGAGAACTGGAACTGGAAGTGAGAGACGACGGGAGGATCAGCATAGCTGGAGACGTCACCGCTGTGCTGCAGGGATTCATCAGGCTGTAG